Proteins encoded within one genomic window of Nilaparvata lugens isolate BPH chromosome 11, ASM1435652v1, whole genome shotgun sequence:
- the LOC120353631 gene encoding sensory neuron membrane protein 1-like: MTSCYCSRPKKCPPGAVDITPCLGAPLTATFPHFFDAPEFQNDVIGLNPDRAKHSTYGILQEASGVPLRGRRRVQISIELKKIPYVGVTSKLKGYMCPLLWIEEAFDLEGDLLSMVKYQLVLGLTAMSAVKWGLLILGAGLSIFGGVGKFMNGPNWKKMGRENSPQNPPDLPTVEDGSNKRYRNLQDPKMEQQSRSIMFYKEKFRKADSSIQTEPLFFAVENGRNLQPQKVNIEDRPTHKFGHDPSQTIIPCIVLRLNLIINHNQY, from the exons ATGACAAGCTGTTATTGTTCCAGACCCAAAAAGTGCCCACCTGGAGCTGTGGACATCACCCCTTGTTTGG GTGCACCACTCACTGCAACCTTCCCACATTTCTTTGATGCTCCCGAGTTCCAAAACGATGTGATTGGTCTAAATCCAGACAGAGCCAAACACTCCACCTATGGCATATTACAAGAG GCAAGTGGTGTTCCTCTGCGTGGAAGACGCCGAGTTCAAATAAGTATtgagttgaaaaaaattccTTACGTCGGAGTCACCAGCAAACTGAAAGGGTACATGTGTCCACTGCTATGGATTGAAGAG GCATTCGACTTGGAGGGCGACCTTCTCAGCATGGTGAAGTACCAGCTAGTTCTCGGTCTAACCGCTATGAGCGCTGTGAAATGGGGCCTTCTCATCTTAGGAGCAGGACTCTCGATTTTCGGAGGCGTCGGAAAATTCATGAACGGTCCCAACTGGAAGAAAATGGGTCGAGAAAACTCCCCTCAAAACCCACCCGATTTACCGACAGTAGAAGATGGCAGCAACAAAAGATACCGGAATCTCCAAGACCCAAAGATGGAGCAACAATCTAGATCTATAATGTTCTACAAAGAAAAGTTTAGGAAAGCAGATTCCTCTATCCAAACAGAACCGTTGTTTTTTGCTGTGGAGAACGGGAGAAACCTACAACCTCAGAAAGTTAATATTGAGGATAGACCTACACATAAATTCGGACACGACCCTTCACAAACTATAATACCGTGTATAGTACTGAGGTTGAACCTGATTATCAATCACAACCAATACTAG